From Verrucomicrobiia bacterium, the proteins below share one genomic window:
- a CDS encoding YafY family transcriptional regulator, with the protein MNRVDRLLALLLFLQSRRVTTADQMARHFELSLRTIYRDLAALGEIGVPIVAEAGVGYTLRPGFHLPPVNFTAEEANALVTGGMLVGHLTDASVRPQMQSALAKVRAILPREQQDRAIRLERAMTLTATVNAPEQAGLGLLQRALAELRVLQFTYQAPSQSEPTKRTVEPLGLIRYLERWHLIAWCRTRRSLRDFRTDRMDKVTLSSQTFAPKEEFSLRDYVRSMPQPALRARVRFTPSAADRAKREWWPGIVEECPTPGGVILTLAAVEWEPLVGWLLSLGRNASVIAPEALRSSLVEAARHAALHHEQEVEGS; encoded by the coding sequence ATGAATCGGGTGGATCGGTTGCTCGCCCTGCTCCTTTTCCTGCAATCCCGCCGTGTCACCACCGCCGATCAGATGGCGCGGCACTTCGAGTTGAGCCTGCGGACCATCTACCGCGACCTCGCTGCCCTGGGCGAGATCGGGGTTCCCATCGTTGCCGAAGCGGGCGTCGGCTACACTCTGCGGCCGGGATTTCACCTTCCGCCGGTGAACTTCACGGCGGAGGAGGCCAATGCCCTGGTCACGGGGGGCATGCTGGTCGGACATCTCACCGATGCCTCGGTTCGCCCGCAGATGCAGTCGGCTCTGGCGAAGGTCCGGGCCATCCTGCCCCGCGAACAACAGGACCGTGCCATTCGACTGGAACGGGCGATGACCTTGACGGCCACGGTCAATGCGCCCGAGCAAGCCGGTCTCGGTCTCCTCCAGCGGGCATTGGCGGAACTGAGGGTCCTGCAGTTCACCTACCAGGCTCCAAGCCAATCGGAGCCAACGAAACGGACAGTCGAACCCCTGGGCCTCATCCGTTACCTCGAACGCTGGCACCTCATCGCATGGTGCCGGACCCGCCGGAGCCTCCGTGATTTTCGGACGGACCGAATGGACAAGGTTACCCTGTCGAGCCAGACCTTTGCACCGAAGGAGGAGTTCTCCCTCCGCGATTATGTTCGATCCATGCCCCAACCGGCGTTGAGAGCACGAGTCCGGTTCACACCGTCCGCTGCCGACCGGGCGAAACGCGAATGGTGGCCGGGGATTGTCGAGGAATGCCCAACGCCAGGGGGCGTGATCCTGACGTTGGCAGCCGTCGAGTGGGAGCCCTTGGTGGGATGGCTTCTCTCCCTGGGGCGGAATGCCTCCGTCATCGCCCCGGAGGCATTGCGTTCGTCGCTGGTGGAGGCAGCCCGTCATGCGGCGTTGCATCACGAACAGGAAGTTGAAGGCTCCTGA